Below is a window of Cydia strobilella chromosome 8, ilCydStro3.1, whole genome shotgun sequence DNA.
AGAACAGGCCGGTAGTAATCATTATCGAACACTaaatttgttttgatattttgcCACAAAGGTGAATCTTACTAATCAGAATCTTCTAGGCATTTGTGATTGTTTGTTACTAATGCTAATAATAAAAgcgtacttattattatactgTTACACCTGAAAGAACGAAATAGGTATCTATTTGTATTAACAAAGCAAATAATCGAATCAAACCttgctttattttattgttttaggatGTCCTGAAGAAGATGCGTGTATTAGACGACAAGATAGTGTATGCACTTAATACATCCATCCCCACAGAGTCCTTTAGAAAGAAAATAGATGCAAGCTCGGCATGTGCAGACTTGTACTCGCAGATTCAGAAGGGGCATACCGACCGGGAAGTCGTCATTAAAAATTGCATAGTGTCTACGGCTGataaggtaaaaaaattaaGGACAGCTAAGGAAGAGAGGCCTGATGATTATGAtgttttgaaaaatttaaaggCAGAACAACGAAAGGTAATTAAAGTTATTCTGTATCACGATAAAAACGAtcacaaataattttaagttattGCAATGTCAACCtttaaatgcaaattaaaatatttccttaGACTTATTCTGATCACTCAAATAATCAGCGTCCAGTGTTTGTTTTTCTATGTAGTTGTAGGCTAATTTACTTTATtctgtaataaaaatgtaaaaaatatgcatatagAACCAGGCATATGATAAGAGTGTTAGTGTTAACAGAAGATAAGACAGATTCAGTAGGACTATTGCATAATCTCCTAAAACCAGTACATTGTTTCATAAACACCTGCAACATCTTAAGTCTCATTCTGACACATGGAGTTGAAAACAGAATTATGCATGTGTTATACTTAGGTAGCTCGATTTATACCTACAGATGAAATGTTGTGGCTAATTAAATGTCTTGGCAGTTATTGATTGGTTCTtgtaatttcaatatttttcctgAAGataaaaaaccagacaagtgcgagtcagactcgcccaccgagggttccgtactttttagtatttgttgttatagcagcaacagaaatacatctgtgaaaatttcaactgtctagctatcacagtttatgagttacagcctggtgacagacgcacagtggtcttagtaatagggtcccatttttaccctttgggtacggaaaccttaaAAACATTGTATAGAACATTGGCCAGACATGTGaggaattttatatttatatgccCAAGTGCTTATTTTTAGTCAGCCAACTCTCATGTAAGTTGCACATTGCCAATAATGCTGTATGCTGCAATGCTATAAGGTTCATCAGTAATAATATAGTTCTTAGAACTTTCTTCTAGGTTGCCAAAGGTCATGGACCAATccatcattaaaataaaaccacagGAAACTAAGTgagtatcaggatggcgggtgtacatcaacaaatggagctgcggtatacgtcaggagttagtgctagcaatgtgccaaatgtgcgccaaaattggagcaatgtgctctttaaactccagagatatttaagatataaatgacgtccgccaacctgacgtcaggttggggGGCTCATTTCCAGTTCTAGCTAATGGCTGCCTACTCAAGGGTGAAAGTACTGCCTACGGTTAGTGCTCGCAATGTGCTTCCATATGTATGAAGCACAATCAAATTCAGAGAGTGGTTAAAGAGTAATATGgaattgaataagtatatatatagacgCCTGCTTATTTGAAATAGCAATGATAAAGATATGATTTGTGATATCGCTATTTCAAATAAGCAggcgtctatatatatatagtacgtcatttatatcttaaatatctctggagtttaaagagcacattgctccaattttggcgcacatttggcacattgctagcactaactcctgacgtataccgcagctccatttgttgatgtacacccgccatcctgatactcACGAAACTAAGGGATTCCAAATGGTGATAGgtgttaaaatatgtatatttattattaaaatatattatacattatgcTTATAAATATTATCGGTTTCTCGACAGCTACGTCTTCTGCAAACTGAACTGAGTGTGGAAGAGGTGATCCGTGAAAAAACAACAAAGCTGTTTACAGAGAAGTGTAGAAGCTATTATAAGCCTGACAACTTATGAAGACTGAGAATTGAAATAATTGTTTTTGAGCCTATAgtgtatatattataaatagatTTGAGTTAAAAGTTGTTTTGTTGCATTTAATGCTTAATCTAATAATATCTAAAGTATACAACACTTATTAAAACCTGCAAGCAGTAGCAGCAATTTAATGACTACAATGTTTAGGCTGGTATGGCTCAATCACTCTTGTCATGTTCTACTTGGCTGCAGCAATTGCTTCTTTTTCGTCCTGCTTGGCATTATATTCTTTGTGGAAGTCCATGTTCATTTGATGGACAGATTCTCCTCTCTTTGCTGCTGCCTTTCCTGCCATAATGGCCCCAAAACTTGCAAGAGCAGTCAGGATCATGAGAACATTTGCGATTTTTATGCGAGCTTCACTGCTGGACCTTTCAATAATTTCAGCTCTAAAATAATACAAAGTAGATTAGTTAATTGTAGCAATAGGTGTTGCAGCTTATCAGTTGCAAATAATACAAGGTTGTTATGTCTACGCTCACAGTGGAACACAACGCCGTTGACCTTCAGATTTTTCTATAATCACACTACAATTAGACAACATTGCATAACATCATCATTTCCTAGAATAAAACTCATAATTATTAAGCTTGGACGAATCAATGTACTTACGAGACAAATGCCGGGATTTCCTCCTTGCTCTTATACTTCTTGGTCCAAACAAGGACAAACTTCTGAAAATCTGTAGGTCGGTATCTCTTCGACATAGAACCAGAAGACGAGCTCGATGCCGGTGTCGAAGGCGGGGTGGCTGGCGTACACATCCTTCTCACAAAACATAACGCAGTTGTTCTCGGAAAAAAGTGTTTAATCATTTTATAAACGTGCACACTTGCACAGTAGTACTTTGCTCAAAACAATGAcaaagtgtagtgtagtgtagtttTCCTCCTTCCCTCTTGCTCATCATTTGACACTTCACACTTTTGACAGTCGAGTTGATAAAGTATGTTACACACGAAATGCAACTTCGTCTGCAAATCAGAAAAGTTCGTGACGTAAATGATCTAGGACCATAGAAGGTAAAGGACCATATAGAAGTGGCTTACCGtagcgcccgtgagggacaaaacatacgcaatgcgacaagcgacaatatgattggtctaGTAGATTTGTAGctcaccataaaccatacaattTTACGGTggggtattaaaaaaaatgtaagactgtaacaaggacaaataataataacgctttctatgctactcctactgaaagatattATACATaaggatagtcttatgtatctttcagtggGAGTAGTGTTGTGTAGTTTCAGTACTTCAGTAGTCGTTCTGACGGTTCCCCCCACCACTCAGGTCTATTCCAGTTTAACAaatcttaagggccctccacactcgtgcgcgaatcgcggcgcgaagctg
It encodes the following:
- the LOC134743647 gene encoding protein MIX23, whose translation is MFCPDFSEFQDVLKKMRVLDDKIVYALNTSIPTESFRKKIDASSACADLYSQIQKGHTDREVVIKNCIVSTADKVKKLRTAKEERPDDYDVLKNLKAEQRKLRLLQTELSVEEVIREKTTKLFTEKCRSYYKPDNL
- the LOC134743646 gene encoding UPF0389 protein CG9231; the protein is MIKHFFPRTTALCFVRRMCTPATPPSTPASSSSSGSMSKRYRPTDFQKFVLVWTKKYKSKEEIPAFVSAEIIERSSSEARIKIANVLMILTALASFGAIMAGKAAAKRGESVHQMNMDFHKEYNAKQDEKEAIAAAK